In a genomic window of Struthio camelus isolate bStrCam1 chromosome 16, bStrCam1.hap1, whole genome shotgun sequence:
- the HNRNPUL1 gene encoding heterogeneous nuclear ribonucleoprotein U-like protein 1 — MDVRRLRVNELKEELGRRGLDTRGLKAELAERLAAALEAEEARRGPGGAGGDQAPDGHYGIDNNAHQSEPQGYPSYEHGNVKQENESSYERRSLEQEHPALHQEMKTEVKQEEPAPAYNMPPPSYTAPAPAYNIPPPPTYNAPPAGYGAPPAGYSTPAPTYSAPPAGYSTPTPGYSAPPAGYSAPAPAYSAPPAGYSAPAPGYSAPPASYSTPVPAYSAPPAGYSGPEPSQPRQQPQARKRPYEEPRGRGYYEHREDKRGRSPQPPAEDEEEDFDDTLVAVDTYNCDLHFKVARDRYSGYPLTIEGFAYLWSGARATYGARQGRVCYEMKVNEEISVKHLPSTEPDPHVVRVGWSLDSCSTQLGEEPFSYGYGGTGKKSTNCKFENYGETFAENDVIACLVDFECGEEVEMSFMKNGKWLGVAYRVRKELLGGQALFPHVLVKNCAIEFNFGQREDTYFSVPPGFTFIQHLPLAERVRGTVGPKSKAECEILMMVGLPAAGKTTWAIKHAAANPSKKYNILGTNAIMDKMRVMGLRRQRNYAGRWDVLIQQATQCLNRLIQIAARKKRNYILDQTNVYGSAQRRKMRPFEGFQRKAIVICPTDEDLKDRTIKRTDEEGKDVPDHAVLEMKANFTLPEAGDFLDAVLFVELQREEADRLVKQYNEEGRRAGPPPEKRFDGRGGAGAGGFRGRGGFPRFDGRGGGPPGGTRGGGTGFQNRGGGGGGGGSFRGGTNSGGGGGGFNRGSYTQNRWGSNTRDNNSSNRGSYSRNTQPQSSYSPARTQSTYKPSGGTTPTSSSSAPSTYSQGQQPSYTQPYTQGSYNQGGYTPSYNYGSYSGYSQSYPQPPPPTGQTYNQQNYNQYQQYAQWSQYYQPPSQWPPYYSSYDYGSYAGSSQGGASAQ; from the exons ATGGACGTGCGGCGACTGCGGGTCAACGAGCTGAAGGAGGAGCTGGGCCGCCGCGGCCTCGACACGCGCGGCCTCAAGGCCGAGCTGGCCGAGCGGCTGGCGGCGGCCCTGGAGGCGGAGGAGGcccggcgggggcccggcggggccggcggcgaccAGGCCCCCGACGGACACT ATGGCATCGACAACAACGCGCACCAGAGCGAGCCGCAGGGCTACCCGTCTTACGAGCACGGCAACGTTAAGCAAGAGAACGAGTCCAGCTACGAGAGGCGATCTCTAGAGCAAGAGCATCCCGCCTTGCATCAAG AGATGAAGACGGAAGTCAAGCAAGAGGAGCCCGCTCCTGCCTACAACATGCCACCTCCCAGCTACACCGCCCCTGCTCCTGCCTACAACATCCCACCGCCACCCACCTACAACGCACCCCCGGCCGGCTACGGCGCGCCTCCGGCCGGCTACAGCACCCCGGCCCCGACCTACAGCGCGCCTCCGGCCGGCTACAGCACCCCAACCCCGGGCTACAGCGCGCCTCCGGCCGGCTACAGCGCCCCAGCCCCAGCGTACAGCGCACCTCCAGCCGGCTACAGTGCGCCGGCCCCTGGCTACAGCGCGCCCCCAGCCAGCTACAGCACCCCCGTCCCGGCGTACAGCGCGCCCCCGGCCGGCTACAGCGGCCCGGAGCCGtcgcagccccggcagcagccgcAGGCCCGCAAGCGGCCCTAcgaggagccgcggggccggggctacTACGAGCACCGCGAGGACAAGAG GGGCCgctcgccgcagccccccgcggaagacgaggaggaggacTTCGACGACACGCTCGTGGCCGTCGACACTT ACAACTGCGACCTGCATTTCAAAGTCGCCCGGGACCGGTACAGCGGCTACCCGCTGACCATAGAGGGCTTCGCCTACCTGTGGTCGGGCGCCCGAGCCACCTACGGAGCGCGGCAGGGCCGGGTCTGCTACGAGATGAAG GTGAACGAGGAAATCTCGGTGAAACACCTGCCCTCCACGGAGCCCGACCCCCACGTGGTGCGCGTCGGCTGGTCCCTGGACTCCTGCAGCACTCAGCTCG GCGAGGAGCCCTTCTCCTACGGCTACGGCGGCACGGGCAAGAAATCCACCAACTGCAAGTTCGAGAACTACGGCGAGACGTTCGCGGAGAACGACGTCATCGCCTGCCTCGTG GACTTCGAGTGCGGAGAGGAGGTGGAAATGTCCTTCATGAAGAATGGGAAGTGGCTGGGTGTAGCCTACCGGGTGCGGAAGGAGCTGCTGGGCGGCCAAGCGCTCTTCCCCCACGTCCTGGTGAAGAACTGCGCCATAGAGTTCAACTTTGGCCAGCGGGAGGACACCTACTTCTCCGTCCCGCCGGGTTTCACCTTCATCCAGCACCTCCCCTTAGCGGAACGTGTTCGCGGCACCGTCGGACCAAAGAGCAAAGCCGAGTGCGAG ATCTTAATGATGGTCGGCTTACCCGCGGCCGGGAAGACGACGTGGGCCATCAAGCACGCGGCTGCCAACCCCTCCAAGAAGTACAACATCCTGGGAACAAACGCGATCATGGATAAGATGAGg GTGATGGGGCTGCGGCGTCAGCGCAACTACGCGGGCCGCTGGGACGTCCTCATCCAGCAAGCGACGCAGTGCCTGAACCGCTTGATTCAGATCGCCGCCCGCAAGAAGCGCAATTACATCCTGGATCAG ACAAATGTTTATGGATCTGCCCAGAGACGAAAAATGCGTCCTTTTGAAGGTTTCCAGCGCAAGGCCATCGTCATCTGTCCCACGGACGAGGATCTAAAAGATCGCACCATAAAGCGCACGGACGAAGAGGGCAAGGACGTGCCGGACCACGCCGTGCTGGAGATGAAAG CTAACTTCACGCTGCCGGAGGCCGGCGACTTCCTGGACGCGGTGCTCTTCGTGGAGCTGCAGCGGGAGGAGGCCGACCGGCTGGTGAAGCAGTACAACGAGgagggccgccgggccggcccgccgcccgaGAAGCGCTTcgacggccgcggcggcgccggcgccggcggcttccggggccgcggcggcttcCCGCGCTTcgacggccgcggcggcggcccccccggcggcacccgcggcggcggcaccggcttCCAGAaccgcggtggtggcggcggcggcggcggcagcttccGCGGCGGCACCAacagcggcggcggtggcggag GTTTCAACCGAGGCAGCTACACCCAGAACCGCTGGGGAAGCAACACCCGCGACAACAACTCCAGTAACCGGGGCAGCTACAGCCGCAACACCCAGCCGCAGAGCAGCTACAGCCCGGCCCGCACCCAGAGCACCTACAAGCCGAGCGGCGGCACGAcccccaccagcagcagcagcgcgccCAGCACCTACAGCCAGGGGCAGCAG CCCAGCTACACCCAGCCCTACACCCAGGGCAGCTACAACCAGGGCGGCTACACCCCCAGCTACAACTACGGCAGTTACAGTGGTTACAGCCAAAGCTacccccagcctcccccccccacggGCCAGACCTACAATCAGCAGAACTACAACCAGTACCAACAG taC